The following nucleotide sequence is from Mesobacillus jeotgali.
GGAAGGTAGTCAATTGGAAAGAAGTCGAGCAGCGGTTCAATAAAGCCAGAACATTGGCCTGGCAGCCTTTTTGAGGAGTGACTTATTGTCACCCTTTTTTTGTATAAAAACCTTCTTATAGCGAACACTAAACATATGTTCGGGAGGTGTTTTTTTTGGAAAGCAAAGACTTTAACCAGATTTACAATGATTATAAAGAGCAAAGCCAGGGGCAAGCGGAACTAGAAGCCAGCACACCACAATCAGGAAAAGAACAAATCATTGCCGTCCGCAAAAATGATGATGGCGATCTGATTGCTTTTAAAACAGAAAGCGGGAGAGAGCTT
It contains:
- a CDS encoding DUF3892 domain-containing protein, whose protein sequence is MESKDFNQIYNDYKEQSQGQAELEASTPQSGKEQIIAVRKNDDGDLIAFKTESGRELDYVSALTEAKAGKLAHVDVFHKYGRDILRSEPDGIKENNLDHLPHF